AGATTCTCCCATAGATACTTCCGGAGATGGAATGCCTGATACATGGAAAACACAAATGGGGCTTAACCCTGCTGAATTTGAAGCCAATGACCATGACCTCAGCACCGGTTACGAAAATATTGAGGTTTATCTGAACAGTTTGGTATCTGCAATAACCAGCGGACAAAAATGATAAGCGTGTAAGCTGGTTTGACAAGAAGAGTAGTTAACGAAGTAATATTTAGAAGGTAGAGTAAATGAACTGGAATAGATTAAAAATATTAACAACCGTTTTGTTTATCACGTCTCTTTTTTCTGCATCCGCAATAAATGCACAGCAATTGTCATTTCCCGGAGCAGAAGGTTTTGGGAAGTATGCAACCGGAGGTCGTGGAGGCAAGGTTTTGATTGTAACCAACCTTAATGATGCCGGCCCCGGAAGCCTTAGAGAGGCTGTTGAATCAAAAGGCCCGCGTATCATTACCTTTGCTGTTTCCGGTAATATAGCCCTGGAATCAGACCTGCCTGTAGACAACGGCGACGTTACCATAGCCGGACAATCAGCACCGGGAGATGGTATATGCATCAAGAATTACCCCGTCAGGATCAGTGCCGATAATGTGATCATCCGCTACATGCGGTTCCGGTTAGGGGATCAAAAGAAAGTTGAAGATGATGCCTTCAAAGGCAGAGGAAATAAAAATGTTATCATCGACCATTGCTCAGTGAGCTGGTCGACCGATGAATGTGCCTCTTTTTATAGAAACTCCGAATTTACGTTACAGTGGTGCATAGTTTCGGAAAGCCTGAGTCAGTCGGTCCACAAAAAAGGTGCTCATGGGTATGGCGGAATTTGGGGTGGGGAAAAGACCACCTTCCATCATAACCTTATAGCACACCATAGCAGCCGTAATCCAAGGTTTAGCGGCTCATCTTCAACACCCAACAGCGCTGATGAACTTGTGGATTTCAGGAACAATGTAATTTATAACTGGGGTCATAATAGTGTTTATGGAGGCGAAAAAGGCAGGTATAATATGGTTAACAACTATTTCAAGCCCGGACCTGCCACTAAAAAGTCGGTTACCGCGAGGATAATAAACCCCAGCGAACCATACGGGAAATTTTATGTGCATGGAAACTATATGGCAGGTAGTGAAGAAGTAACAGAAAACAACTGGGCGGGAGGAGTGCAATGCGAAAACCCGGAGAGTACCAAAGCAGAAGAGCCTTTCGAGGTCATTCCTTTAAATATGCAAACAGCCGAAGAAGCCTATGAGTCTGTTCTGGCAGGTGCAGGAGCAAGCCATTGCAGAGATGCCGTGGATAAAAGAATCGTAGAAGAGGTGAAAAAAGGCAAGGCCAGCTTTAATAATGGTATTATTGATTCTCAAAAAGATGTAGGAGGCTGGCCTGAACTCAAAACGAAAAAACCTCAGGAAGATAGCGATAAGGACGGGATGCCCGATAAATGGGAAGCGAAACATGGACTGAACCATACAAACGGTAACGATGCAGTTGAATACACCATTGACAATGAATACACCAATATAGAAGTTTATTTAAACCAACTAGTGAAGTGATAGAAATATCAAAAACCAGAACAACTCAAAATATGCAGACAGGAAGCAATGTATTCCCGCAACCGGGGAAGTTTAGATTAATTCGAGAAGCAAAGAGATTTGGAGCTATGTCCGTCATTATGCTGTCAGGGGTGCTTCTGACAGGATGCTCAGGTAAGGGAGGCGATAAGGATAAAGAAGAGGTGAAAGCGGAGGTGCCGGCAACTACGGTAAGTGCAAAAGCAAGCGGCAAGGAGATGGCTGTAAAAATGGCCGATTCGGAAATGAAAAGAACGCCTGATGCTC
This region of Fulvivirga ulvae genomic DNA includes:
- a CDS encoding pectate lyase family protein, translated to MNWNRLKILTTVLFITSLFSASAINAQQLSFPGAEGFGKYATGGRGGKVLIVTNLNDAGPGSLREAVESKGPRIITFAVSGNIALESDLPVDNGDVTIAGQSAPGDGICIKNYPVRISADNVIIRYMRFRLGDQKKVEDDAFKGRGNKNVIIDHCSVSWSTDECASFYRNSEFTLQWCIVSESLSQSVHKKGAHGYGGIWGGEKTTFHHNLIAHHSSRNPRFSGSSSTPNSADELVDFRNNVIYNWGHNSVYGGEKGRYNMVNNYFKPGPATKKSVTARIINPSEPYGKFYVHGNYMAGSEEVTENNWAGGVQCENPESTKAEEPFEVIPLNMQTAEEAYESVLAGAGASHCRDAVDKRIVEEVKKGKASFNNGIIDSQKDVGGWPELKTKKPQEDSDKDGMPDKWEAKHGLNHTNGNDAVEYTIDNEYTNIEVYLNQLVK